Proteins found in one Streptomyces sp. NBC_00461 genomic segment:
- a CDS encoding FAD-binding protein: MTETVTNWAGNITYAAKELQRPHSLDALRALVGASAKVRVLGSGHSFNEIAEPGSEGVLLSVAGLTPVIDVDTTARTVRVSGGVRYAELAGVVDAHGLALPNMASLPHISVAGSVATGTHGSGVANGSLASAVREVELVAADGATVTIARDDERFEGAVTSLGALGVVTALTLDLEPAYQVEQHLFTELPLAGLDFGTLETIMASAYSVSLFTDWRAPGFRQVWLKRRSDQPLPDFPWATPATEKLHPVPGMPAVNCTEQFGVPGPWHERLPHFRAEFVPSSGAELQSEYLLPRPHALDALQALDAIRTTIAPVLQICEVRTVAADSQWLSPAYGRDTVALHFTWIEDTEAVLPVVRRVEEALDAFDARPHWGKVFTTPAPVLRGRYPRLVDFRALVRGLDPAGKFTNTFVRDVLDG, encoded by the coding sequence ATGACGGAGACGGTCACCAACTGGGCCGGCAACATCACCTACGCGGCCAAGGAACTGCAGCGCCCGCATTCGCTCGACGCGCTCAGGGCTCTGGTGGGCGCGAGCGCGAAGGTGCGCGTGCTGGGCAGCGGGCATTCCTTCAACGAGATCGCCGAGCCGGGCAGCGAGGGCGTCCTGCTCTCGGTCGCCGGGCTGACGCCGGTGATCGACGTGGACACGACGGCCCGTACGGTACGGGTCTCGGGCGGGGTCCGGTACGCGGAGCTGGCCGGCGTGGTGGACGCCCACGGGCTCGCGCTGCCCAACATGGCATCCCTGCCGCACATTTCCGTCGCGGGGTCGGTCGCGACCGGCACCCATGGCTCGGGGGTCGCCAACGGCTCGCTCGCGTCGGCGGTGCGGGAGGTGGAGCTGGTCGCGGCGGACGGGGCGACGGTGACGATCGCGCGCGACGACGAGCGCTTCGAAGGAGCCGTGACCTCGCTGGGCGCCCTGGGTGTCGTCACCGCCCTCACTCTCGACCTGGAGCCCGCCTACCAGGTCGAGCAGCATCTGTTCACCGAACTCCCGCTCGCCGGGTTGGACTTCGGCACGCTGGAGACCATCATGGCGTCGGCGTACAGCGTGAGTCTGTTCACCGACTGGCGGGCGCCCGGCTTCCGGCAGGTGTGGCTCAAGCGGCGCTCCGACCAGCCGCTGCCCGACTTCCCGTGGGCCACGCCGGCGACGGAGAAGCTGCATCCGGTGCCGGGCATGCCGGCGGTCAACTGCACCGAGCAGTTCGGGGTGCCGGGGCCCTGGCACGAGCGACTGCCGCACTTCCGGGCCGAGTTCGTCCCCAGCAGCGGTGCCGAGCTGCAGTCCGAGTACCTGCTGCCCAGGCCGCACGCCCTCGACGCGCTGCAGGCGCTCGACGCGATCCGTACGACGATCGCGCCCGTGCTGCAGATCTGCGAGGTACGGACCGTGGCCGCCGACTCACAGTGGCTGAGCCCGGCGTACGGACGGGACACCGTGGCGCTGCACTTCACCTGGATCGAGGACACGGAGGCGGTGCTGCCGGTGGTGCGGCGGGTGGAGGAGGCACTCGATGCCTTCGATGCGCGGCCCCACTGGGGGAAGGTGTTCACCACGCCGGCACCCGTGCTGCGGGGCCGGTATCCGCGACTGGTCGACTTCCGGGCGCTGGTGCGGGGACTCGACCCGGCGGGAAAGTTCACCAACACGTTCGTGCGGGACGTACTGGACGGCTGA
- a CDS encoding pyridoxamine 5'-phosphate oxidase family protein — MVPEPLPAALPRTELTRHRRLREQGSLERADLDAILDAGFVCHLGVVVEGRPLVVPTVFGRDRRQLYLHGSVASRSLAGGTPVCVTVTHVDGLVLARSVFEHGVNYRSAMIHGEARKVTDPEEKLAGLRRLTEQATPGQWQYARRPNRKELAATTLLALSLEEASVKIRTGPPDDGDSDDAALGVWAGTLPLASAWGAPVPDPQLPPGIPVPGHIARREGTRHG, encoded by the coding sequence ATGGTCCCTGAACCACTGCCCGCTGCCCTTCCCCGGACCGAGCTGACCCGTCACCGCCGTCTGCGCGAGCAGGGCAGCCTGGAGCGGGCCGATCTGGACGCGATCCTCGATGCCGGGTTCGTCTGCCATCTGGGAGTGGTGGTCGAGGGGCGGCCACTGGTCGTGCCGACGGTCTTCGGGCGCGACCGGCGGCAGCTCTATCTGCACGGCTCCGTGGCCAGCCGCAGCCTCGCGGGCGGCACCCCGGTGTGCGTCACCGTCACGCACGTCGACGGCCTGGTTCTGGCCCGCTCGGTCTTCGAGCACGGCGTGAACTACCGCAGCGCGATGATCCACGGCGAGGCCCGCAAGGTCACCGACCCCGAGGAGAAGCTGGCAGGCCTGCGCCGTCTCACCGAGCAGGCGACACCGGGCCAGTGGCAGTACGCCCGCCGGCCGAACCGCAAGGAACTCGCCGCCACCACTCTCCTCGCCCTCTCCCTCGAAGAGGCCTCGGTCAAGATCCGCACCGGCCCGCCCGACGACGGCGACAGCGACGACGCGGCCCTCGGCGTCTGGGCCGGCACCCTGCCCCTGGCCTCGGCCTGGGGCGCCCCCGTACCCGACCCCCAGCTCCCGCCCGGCATTCCCGTACCGGGACACATCGCGCGCCGCGAGGGGACCCGGCACGGCTGA